The segment TACGGCAATGATAGCATTGGGAGAAAACAACAAACCTAATATAAcgagcggcagtagtttagtgagtaaaacattcgggcaccaaccaaaagagcgtgggtcacctgccattgcacaacctaatatatttttgatcagatcttTCTTCCCTTTCCAAAAAATGGCATGCAAAAATTGACACAAAATTGATACCAAATGgcacaaaaatgataaaaataccgtaaataaccaaaaaatacaaaaattacataaaacttGCATATTATATGTAGTGGcaacttagcttcgaggtacgatgctggactaacaagccagtcgtcgcatgttcgaatctcggctaggcggtgcttgcttgatagagtcagtaggatcgttacactggtccCGTGATTTTCcagtactctaaacagccggctgcgaagtctgtcgataaagaagggcaatgtctaatgacggtttaagctcaCGACTTTGCTATGTAGTGGCAACCGAATCGTgttatcgaaaaaaaatatttgaaatgaaaCCAAAAATGTGATGTTATAGGTACTTAAttaatttctttaatttcagtaatttGTCGCGGCTAGAACCAataaattaatttagttttgatTAAGTAAAACACAGTAAATATGTAAGTTGCCAAATTTCATAGAATATCGGATCGTTTTGATCTAATAGGAAAAGAATTCTCAAACAACCTAAAGAAATGAAATCAAACAAATCATCCTTCAGTATTACTTATCGATCTGTTTGATTTACAACAAAACTTTGGTTTTGGATAAAACTTTTCAATCAAACCGGTCGGTGCAGGGAAACCTTTTCGTCGGGTGTTCATTTCAACTGAGAACTGAGCCATCATCAATAGCAGAAGtgcaaaaaaacaacaacaacaacagcaactttAAACTAACATGCAACTGAGCGAGAAGTTTTCACGCCGAGTCGGTGAATTAGAATCAAGAGAATCAGCTGATGACGCCGGAGAAGACGAATGAAGCCGACCAACCGAAcgaagcagcagcaacagcaacaacaacagctggAAGATAATTTGGTAATTTATTTATTGAGTCGACCCTCCAGCACAGTACCGATGGTGTTCAGGCCCACCTTAAACGCTCGAAAGGTGTGTGATGTTTATAGACACCGTATAAAAGATTGAACTGGAGCTTGTTTCGGTATCAGTCAGTTCTAAGTCGCCTGCTGGCAAGCAATCTTCCTATAAATCCATCACAATGTACAGTAAATTGGTGAGTTCTACCGAGTGTTTCTGGCATTCACAAAATCGATTGTAATCCATTTTCATCCTTTCGGTGCAGGTGGTGCTTTCAGCTGTAATAGCAGCTACTCTGGCAGCCCCACAGAAGCGCCTTCCGGTCGGTGGTCCGGAATCGCAAGCCGTCATCCTATCCCAGGACTCGAACATTGAGCCCAACGGAGCGTACAGCTATCGGTACGAGACCAGCAATGGAATTTCAGGACAGCAAACCAGCTTCGATGGCGCCAACGCGGCCGGAGAGTATTCCTACACCGGCCCAGACGGCGTACTGTATCGAGTAGTTTACAATGCTGACACCTACGGATTCCAGCCTCAAGGGGCTCATTTGCCTGTTGAGCCACCGGTGCCAGACCATGTACTGAAAGGACTGGAAGACATTCGCCGTAGCCCGCCCAAGGATCCCGAGTTCAATTTGGCCGCTCTGGATGCACAAATTGCACGACTTCGTGCCACCCTTGGCTAACGAAccgaaaccaaaaaaaatgtaTAGCACTATTCACTGCCAACTCTCGTGCCCATCTGAGAAAAATCGCTGATTGTTATTTAATTTTGTGTcaataaattaaattacttCAAACGCCCCTGTCGGGGACGCTAGCCTGAGCGCAGTAAATTGAAAAAAGAAACCTCGAAAAATGCGAATCATCTGACGTGCCACAGTGCATCGTAACTCATCaggcagcggcggcggcggcaccgCGTCGGCTGATTCGACAACACCAACTGGGATACGGGGCAAACGTTACGCCATTATCCTGGCTTTACAACAATGGCCCAGCGACGGTCGCATTTTCCAGTCGAAATCATGATAATCCCAAATTTATTATCGGAAATCATACTTAATTGATACGCATGTGTGGTGTTGCGGACCACAAAGTAATATAAAACAATGAGGACAATTTTTGAACCACAAGTTTTTTTTGCGACATATTTTTTCCGCGCGCTGTTGTTTGTTTCCGGGTGTCGGTGCCGGCGCCGGCTGCTCCAGACAGTGCCTGCTGCAAAAATAGGAACCTGTTGTGTGTGCTCCTGTTTTGCATCGCAGCCAATTTTCACGGTTCCATCAGTGTCTACTCTAGTGGAgcagataaaaaaaatcaaaccgcAAAATTACGTTGTTAAGGTGCAATAACTCAACGTGCCGTCAATTTGGCTCGGACAGGCGGACCGAatgatgcgatgcgatgcgatgggcCGTCCGATGGCGGATGCTGGGAAGCCATTTCCCGCTGTTAGCATTGCGTGCCTGCCGCAGCACAAATTGCGTAATAATTCTTTTTCATACCGTGGTTTGGACGGTTCATTTATACAATTCCGTTGTAGGTGGGCGGCATTTGCTAATTGGTTGACTGAATTGCagtttttaatttctattttacTACAAATTTACGACTTAAAAATTTATTGAACTCGGGTTAAATACACGTTGCCATGAAGCTGATTGTTTGTTTGAATGTCGCAATATTTTTTCACGCACGGGAAACTTCATACATATGAACTTTATTTCAGAATGCACAATATCAAAGCCCAATATTTGATAGCCTACGTTGGTTTCAAGGTACGGTTTAACATTTAACGCCTATTCGAATTCAGGCCGGGAGCAACTGTTAcagtaaaaaaacaaaacctttgAAGTGATAAATTCTACCCGAGATTTTTAGTCCAATGCTTCTAGCAGATGGCCTGGAGGTATGACGTCTAGTCTGGGGACGCAGGTCGTTCGAAACTTAGCTGGGAGAGGGTGTTAGAGTCGATAGGACCGTTGCGCTAGCCACGCAATTATCTAACTTAATCTAACAGTTTGCTGCGAAGTCTTTTGAacaaaaatagaaggtcaaagTTCCATTATGCCAATCGTTCATTACGCCAATCATCCGCTATGTCTAAAGTccttatgcctaacgtcgcgcaccCGTAACATACatgacaaaaaagcaaagcctaaggCTTAAACGTCCttctaagacttaacccttctttatcgatagacttcacagccggctattagagtacaggacaattacggggctaatgcaacaatcctactgactctatctagcagcaccgtctagccgagatttgaacatacggcgactggcatgttagaccagcatcgtacctctaaCCAACTGAGCCGATGACAACTTTGACAACTGACAACTTTCTGTACAATTCGAAGGGACTCCAAAGATGTCCCAGATATACTTTTtgcttctagcagcatagagtcGGGGTGTttattgccgtatcaagaattcctcttcactGTGGTCGGCTACTGGGcactgggctactcgtcgccaattcattgagcgtcTCACCACACGCAAATCGTCATCaagctggtcgagccatctagcacgttgggcccctctatttctggtaaGGTGGGGTTCTTGATGAGAACGGATTCCACTGAgcagtcgtccggtatccttgcaaCGTGGTAGGACTACCGATGACTctcaactttcaccaggtgtacgatgagaagTTTCCCATTTCCCAGCAAGTTTCAAACGTCGTAATGTCCTGTTAGTGCTCAGGACTATAAACCAAAAAGCCACGTCTGGGAGTGCCGTCAACACATtgggatcggttccaggaagatcgtGATTATGGTGTACTGGAAATGCGAACAACCTTCGATAAGGAAGGGTGAGACCTGCCCGACATGGCTAGTACGGCTGCCTTCCGACCTAGTAAAACCGTGGCCGGTCGCTAAGTACGTTCGAAACTCGTCCCCCTTGTCAAAGCCGATGGTTCTAGGCTCAGATGTAACATTGTTAACTAGCGCCGTTGTGGCTCTGCACCATAACCCCATTAATGATACCAATACATATCTCGCATAGCCTCACTGCTTGCATAGATAACCATGGGATCATAAAGACGACTACATATTTCGAGTGAagaaacccagctagcaccaaatcgtacatcaatgtacgaagattatcgtaaatatctcttaacaaatacgaaatcgtaactaaagcctTATAACGTGCGCCCAAGTGAAAATCAGTCGTAATGATAGTAAGTGATAGATGTACGATTGTATAgcagtatggagtatggagtatatTAATGTAGATTAAATGCGTataattattcctcatcacTTATATCGCCTTTAAAGTAGTAggtatatgccaattttgcgcatcaaatacgattcgattagcatgcatatctgtacgtaatgctaattttttactGTTATATACATATAacaatgctagctgggtagtggCTTTGAGTTGGGGCCTATTCACATGGAGAAGGTTGACAAAAAGGACGTCTTTGCAAAAAGTAGTAAATTAGCACCCGCGAAAACGGGGGTGCAGTTCTAAAAGGCGACCTCACCAAAATTTAACACTCCAGTTAGGTTGCAGACGCTTGACGCTGGTGACTCTGCCAAAACGGACGACAGCGGTAGTAAGAAGCAACAGAGGTTGCTGTCGTCCGAGGACCATGAGTAAAATAGCGCAAGCGAACCTTCTCGAAGCGGGGACGGGGCCCCTTCAAGCTAGTAGCAAACTGGacggacgagttgtactcgttggCCAACTAGAGGTATAACGTTCATTTGAACAAAAGCTATCGGCAAGCATCCGCTCCACCGCACAGTGGttccattggtatcagaacacgcgtttttttaattgcgccgaaatggttgattatactggttaagtatgttcagagaaatttctcagcgttaaaagctctttcatatggcatgaacgattatttgattaatccccctaaaagttagataaaaaatttattttttgaacagtaagagatacagcaaaacaaagttctacaaattttttgaaaagattattataaagaactttgccaaagaaagtaaccttctagctactatagttttagagataaagaacaatttttatggagactctacgaaaatcaattttttgaccaaagttctttctacagtatttatacgcatttgatATGTTCGGTAAAGATTTtttaacagtcaaattacatacttttgtagaatatagtagcttgctatcgtcaatatttgcggagaaaattaaagttttcgtttaaaaattaaccaattttcaacagcaataactcccaaacatgcaaatatattcaaaccatttattaaccatgtgaaagtacaagaaaaatactacaaaatgcaaaacaaattagcttgaccctggctatccctctaccaaaacactcgcattgaaaattgttactcggttgaatttaatatggcgtagtgtaaaaaccgtgctatcccgatcaagtaagtgtgcaaaataaataatgaaaatgtgtattcCAAGTAGTATGGATTATTTgtagagaaaaagattttcaaaattcgttttcggatgaaatgtgattactgcagttcgaggtgtacgaatttcgaaatgtatttgaagattcttcatcctcactatcgctattattgtgcatatcatatgtactgaccaacagttgcagtaggtacatcttcagaggacatggcgtttttgttatttggtagttccctcatgctagaaattaccggatcagaagattcagacggcagaagatccgtatttgtagccattctgaagatcttccttgtgtgatgagttcggaactgttgtatgtccttgtccaccattgtcatcatcagctcgtaaccactaccgttctaccttcacattcaatggatgtaggatgaatttttgcgatttgctggtctatgttaattttttcttgcagcgttagtgcagccgtttcctttgcaaactggagatgcaacggccggcaatacctggtcgaagacgatctaattaggctaattcaaagaaacatatctggtcgaagatggatgtggatttaggaatatattctttccatttgttactgctttcatgggaacaattgatgtgacacaaaggcttgagttggacttcgtgccatcatcatcaatgaatgtttgctaatactcgctaagatctgcggttccatcttccatcgcaaccgtattttacgaaaaaagttactgtcttcagttctTCACCAGAAAACGTGTTTAGTGATGCAGCTTTCGAGCTGATAATACTGGACGAGGTCTGATATGCACAGTaacagcgatagtgaggatgacgtatcttcaaatacacttcgaaatttgtacacctcgaattgcagtaattaaatttcatccgaaaacgaattttgaaaatcttaataatccatactacttggattacacattttcattatttattttgcacacttacttgatcgggatagcacggtttttacactacgccatattaaattcaaccgagtaacaattttcaatgcgagtgttttggtagagggatagccagggtcaagctaatttgttttgcattttgtagtatttttcttgtactttcacatgggtaataaatggcttgaatatatttgcatgtttgggagttattgctgttgaaaattggttaatttttaaacgaaaactttaattttctccgcaaatattgacgatagcaagctactatattctacaaaagtatgtaatttgactgttagaaaatctttgccgaacatatcaaatgcgtataaatactgtagaaagaactgtggtcaaaaaattgattttcgtaacgtctccataaaaattgttctttatctctaaaactataatagctagaaggttgctttctttggcaaagttctttataataatcttttcaaaaaatttgtagaactttgttttgctgtatctcttactgttcaaaaaataaattttttatctaacttttagggggattaatcaaataatcgttcatgccatatgaaagagcttttaacgctgagaaatttctctgaacatacttaaccagtataatcaaccatttcggcgcaattaaaaaaacgcgtgttctgataccaatggaaCCACTGTGCACCGTCATAGTTGCTCTGGAAGAAAGGTAAGAGCTGATTAAACAGTACGAGGTCGCTAACGTTTTTGCCAAGGTCGCAGATAGAGGTGCGGCAAAAGGCCACTTCAAATTATGTGCGTACACCGCTTATCGCTAAGCGGGAGAATATAACGCTTAAGCTGGAAGCACAGAGGGAGCGGACCGACCGCGTCCCAGCGGTTCCAGCTGGCACAAGCCAGATCGACGAGGAGTGGCGAGTGGTTAGCTGAAACCCGCTTGCCAAGAAGCCCAAAGAGGCCTCGGGTGTACAGCCGAAAAAGGCTCACAAGGGCGATGTGATTATGTTGTCATGTTGTCATACACGGACCTACTTTGCAAAGTGAAAGCGGACTCCACGCTGCAAGAGCTTGGAGCCAATGTAGTGGAGACCAGCCGAACACAAGCGGGTGAAATGGTTTTCGAGCTCAGAAAAGGCCTGAAATACAAGAGACTAGTAGAGACTAGAAGAGACTTCTCTCGGTGAGGCGATCCATGCCTAGGTCAAGGCGCTATTGCAATGCCCTCTCGTCGAGTGTAAAACGAAGTCACGTTTACCTGCAGAGCATTCATAGGGACCAGTTCAAAGTTGATATACTTTTCTGTTGGTCCGTACGTGCACTTACAGTCAAACTGTTTGACGGACACCGACACGGACTGTTTGAAGTGCATGGGTTTTAGAACGGGCAAGTGCGAAGCCCCCGATTGGTCCATGTTATGCAGGTGCTATGGCGAAAAAGGCCACTTCGTGAAATGGTGTACCAAACCACCCAAGTGCTAATTGTGCGCAACAGAAGCGGGCAATAAGTATGCCACTGGTGGATTAACGTGTCCAACTGTCAACAAGCCTGTGAAGAAGTAGGGTTGGTAAGAGTTGGTATCGAACGACCAAGAAGGGTACGTGATTGCCGCAGGCGATGGCGTCTGCAGCTGTAGCGTCTGTAGCTGCTACCCTTCGCCTAGGTAGTTACCGGAGTAGTTCGACCAGATGTTAGATAAGCTTAGCAGAGTTCACGGGTCACAAGCCGCTAATCATTGGATTATAGATGATTGAAGTCTCTCTCGCACTCTTCCTCCCCCCCGTCTCTCGACAGACTCTGGGTTGCTATTCACGCTCTACAGTGGAGTCATAGCAATATTTTGGCATAATCTGAAATTATTTGTTTCCTCTATGTGCTTCCGGAACCTGCTCTGTGGACATTATCACTTTGTCGAATTGATTTGTTAATGGACTATAACATGCTCATAAAATTCTAAAAACTCTGATATATAACATGATTAATTTTGGTTGGAATCGGAGATTGGCCACTTCTCTGGGGTCTTCGGAACTTATTTCCGGCACAACGGAGACTCTATCCGGAAGTTCAAGCACACTACTTTTTAGTTCTTGTCCAAACCTACAACTTTACTGAACATTGTTTAATTCTTTTGTGTCGTTTAATCTATGTAAGCATGGGTTAAGCATGTTTTAAGCATGGGTAGACGGGTACCCGGTCGCCCTTATACGGGGTATAAATTTGACCCATGGTTGTTCCATCTCTTAACCAAATCTAGCCAAATTTGCCCTAAGTTGTTCATCTTGCCCCTTAGAAGATATCAGAAAGTTTCTAAGTGATACACATTACCTACATGACTAGtattatttgaaaatcaaatctaatcaagacccagcaaaccacaaatcgtataataatgtgtgaaaatcaacttaaatatcgctaaataaactcgaaatcgtacataaagcttaataaagcgcaccctagtttacatttattcgtacaaaatgatagtaggtaaggtacaccggggcaagtgggacctaaaaaatgcataatttgggtttattccaccgtgttttctatacctatgattatttcaaaattcttttagcacagaaactcttcagtggtatcacttcgaaggattaattacgaaaaaagtCTATCAATTtatatgaaatgaatctggaggagaattttcaaaattatggcgataggtcccacttgccccatttaccggggcaagtgggacctatattcaaatttgattgaaaagcataaaataatagtaaattgtgtaagttaatatacagcaatgttaaagcattgcaagaagcaatcaaacaatatttgtacgaagggttcattcaaaaatagcataacaaaatcagatcacaacgggcaactttataatttatataaaacacagatcgtgagcaattacgctgtaaagcattattgtaatgaaatgtagttgaatatgtcgttgtatccaattcttgcgagacgtaatttaggattaatcattgtttaatagctcgaaaatacgattatgatctgtttgttctaccatgcccaattcggtagagctactcataagagatagttacgttttaataaccacaacactttattgtttcaattccagttgcagactTGCTTAATTATATTTATATCATatataattatatcaaatttgactttccaaattcaattaacatcgtttaggtgtaaccaaaatgtgaccaaactgtttgttccctctcaagctgtgcatgtgggcttctttttggggccccttggtttagtctttttcggttttattttaaagctttactggtataaatattatgtaattgaactgaaaatgttcgatagttcatctaaaaaatgtattaagacaggaagttttgtgctgaaacactttatttttaataggtcccacttgccccgggtgctttgaagtgccgaccttatttcgacccattttttttaatgccgtttgtcaaattaaacaactagttttcgggtgtaatttgttaatacactcattatgtttacctactgccagaaaaacatgtacttttacgtaaagcctgtggccaaaatatcatttataaaaaggtacgacaaacttacaacgcaaattgaaaataacgctcaaattgaaagtccaattttgatgtttggaatgcctgttataaataatctataattttaatacatgcgtttgagttgtatctttcatttctagaaaggttcggttggaaaaATGAGGTTgaggagagttatgagctccgttcccacttaccccgtattcccacttgccccggggtaccttaactgattcacatacgattttcgtcacagaattgtatagcattatggaactagtcgtgttgagtcggatttcatcgtatacaaatacttatgaacgtgaattgttttcatataatttgcagtatgtatatcgcctccaaaacagtacgcatatgctagtttcgtgcatcgaatgcgatttttctagatatatatcgttacatatattatatttattactttgatatacgtacgaaaatgtttgctggggatTAATAAAACTTTCTTTGTCTCAGAACTAAATGGTCTAAACGAAGGATAATCAATAGACCATTGAGAAACGCTCCAAAATACGTTGAATGTAATCATTTCTTGACCGAGAGGGAATATTGAGAGTTAAAAGATGATTTAAACTAACTCAACTGCCATACCAAGCCAAACATCGTGCCACTCTTCAGAACTTTAGGATTTTTCGCAGTTAATTGCTCAACGCTACCACCATCACACGGCAGGTAGCGAAGGACGGTTACCATTGGATACTATTCGTGAAGAATTTTGGCCACTTCAGGCCGGCGTTGACACAGTACCTGTACAACACCAAAATTGGACAACCTCATGCTCATAAAATTATACTCGGCCGCCCGTTTAGTGTCACGGGAATCGACAGACCCGTTTTATCTACGGCCGGTACCCAAGCGTGCTGCCTCTTAATTTATTTGACAACCAAGGTCGTTCATTTAAAACTGATTAGTCTTTAGTGCTTGCCGCACGATTCCTGCGAGCACTAGGACGACTCATTGCTCACCGCGACTGTCCTGCTCACATTCGCTCCGTTGGCTTCGCAACGACTTCTAAAGAGCAACTGCATTGATTTGCCGTGCAAAGGTGACGAAACCGAAAAGATTGATTCAACATGTACAGCTTAGTCTCTAAATTCACTAAAAGCACTACATTTTGGTGGCCTCTGGAAGACAGTTGTTGTTGCCATGACCCGATCCTTAAATGTGGTGCAGAAGAGCACTTAGAGTAAAAACGGAGGTCCACATGACAGTAATATCACTGTGCAGAGTTGGTTGTAACCGACGAACACTTTAAGCTGGCAAAATTATTGCTCGTACCAAACTCAGCGGAAGCAAAAGTACCTCTTTGCCTATCAATATGCGACATTGACTTCCATCGCGGTTGGAATCCTGATCAATGTTCCTCGCATTTCGACTGGCACCTTGTGGAATAACATatcagccacaggctgaaaacgtcttaaataaagaataataaggctattgcaaattatttgtaaagtttttgtcaaccccccttgaaaaatcggggggggggggggggggcaacaatttgtaataatttgtgggatatgagtaaatttttttataaaatcaattgttggTGTCCTCTatagcctaaaaaactcgaaaaataagtgtacgaaGTGTACCGAACGCTTCTAActcaaaacaaaaatggaatTTCGAAGAatagaattttcgaaaatcggcaaaaaaatttctttcggttTTATGTtccttttcgtagatttttgcatgaaaaataataccgtACATATACAAAGGAGTAATAGATTTGATTTTGATGTTTAAaccttaagtaaaaatgcttgaaaTGCATTTTTTTGGTCGACTAAAAAAAtctttgctttttttcgcttcccccttcagttgcccaacaccggaagaacaaaaactttataaaataattttaatggTCTAATTTACATTATATTAcattaggtggcttgccgtcctaagacaaagcctgttgaacaaagtttctccaagtaactcggttgagggctaccgctctccaattcctcagacaccgagtactctccgccagatctcgctccacctggtctaaccatcttgctcgctgcgctcctggtcgtcttgttcctaccggatttaaggcgaccaccatctttgcaggatagttgttcggcatctttgcaacatgccctgcacgtcgtatccgtccagcttcagCCTCCTTctagatactgggttcgccatagagctgtgcaagttcatggttcatcctccgcctccatactccgttctcctgtacgcctccgaagatcgttctttgccctcgtcgttcgaaaactccgagcactcgcaggtcttcctcgagcattgtccatgtttcatgccggtagagaacaaccggtctaataagcgtcttgtacagggtgcactttgtacaggGACTTAATCTGCTCGCCTTAATTGTACTGTAATTGTACTTGCGTACttaattgcttgtggagcccatagtaagcacgacttccgctgataatatgcctccgaatctcacggctggtatcattgtccgccgttaccagtgagccaaggtagacaaattagtcgactacctcaaactcatcgccgtcgatcaatatactactgcccaagcggtgtcgttcggcctcggttccgctggccagcatgtaatggtctaatgataataataataataataatacactcaagtactttttttacacggtttttttgggtattaagaacggggtaacttagagaccattaatttatttctcaatacatttgggagcagctcgacattcctcacgtagattttaaatagttccttagctgcaccgttttcgagtaatcgaaaaaaaacaaaccgtgtaaaaacagacttgagtgtatgtacATTATATTAATTGCATGTAAATTATATTCAAACTAGTTATATTGATCAAGCAACAAAGAAAGATTTTAATCACCCTACACAGTTTCAAAAACCATTTACCCTAAAAGCTCGAAATTTTGGTCCGCATGTGTAAAAGTCCCCCACAAGGAAATATCCATTCATGAGGAAAGTCAGCCTACATGCAAGTCAATGGAATGTATATAATTCGGCGCTTCGCAAACACAGTGGGTTTGCAATTGTGTCTGGAAAGTTTCCTGCAATGGCAATTGTAAAAGGGGGGAAAGCCACTTTacttaaattgaaaaattacaaaCGAACCAATCGAATAGATATCGAAGCGTATTGTAGCAATGTGTAGCTTGAACTGGCATAATTCATTTCCTGCAAATTACCTCCAAATCTGATTCGAAATCATTAGGTTCTTCCTGTCAAAATTCAATTTGTGCCGACAAAAGAGACTATCTCACTCTGGCGCGTTGGTTCCCACTCGAACCGG is part of the Sabethes cyaneus chromosome 2, idSabCyanKW18_F2, whole genome shotgun sequence genome and harbors:
- the LOC128737283 gene encoding cuticle protein CP14.6-like — translated: MYSKLVVLSAVIAATLAAPQKRLPVGGPESQAVILSQDSNIEPNGAYSYRYETSNGISGQQTSFDGANAAGEYSYTGPDGVLYRVVYNADTYGFQPQGAHLPVEPPVPDHVLKGLEDIRRSPPKDPEFNLAALDAQIARLRATLG